A stretch of DNA from Nitrospira sp.:
AACGTGGTTGAGGAATACGACCCTGCGACCGACCAATGGGGCTTGGTGAAAGCTCGCATGCCGACCGAGCGAAGCGGCGGTGCCTGGGCAGTCTATAGTGGGCGAATCTATGTGGCTGGGGGCGAGCACCAAGACAGCCATTTGATGGCAGCGTTCCGTGCGCTGGAAGCGTACGACCCGGCGACCAACACCTGGACTAATCTTCCGATGATGCCGATGCCTCGGCATGGACTGGCCGGTGCGGTTGTGGGTGACCGTCTTCACTTGGTGAGCGGAGATATCCAATCAGCCGGTATCACCGGTATGCGGGTCGTGACTGACGCACATGATGTATTCGAGTTCGACCGCTGAATCGGTCCCTGTTTTGTGAAGATGAAGGTCATTGATGGAGTGGAACGTCAACCGCGTGAGTGACGTACAACGCGATGAAAGAGAGGGGCGTCATGATGAGAAGGATTCTGATAGGGCTGTCCGTATTGATATTGAGCGGTACGGTGGTGAGCTGCGCGAGCGATAAGCGAATCGTCAAAATCAAACAGGTTCATCAGGTAGAACAGGCGAACCTTGAGAATTTCGACGATCTGGATTTCAACGTCTACAGCGGGCAGAAGTGGGAGCAGTTGGGACGAAGTCATGGGAAAGACATCGTCGTGCATTGGCCGGACGGGCGCACGACGAAGGGAATCGACGCGCACATTGATGATCTCAAAGGCATGTTCGTTTTTGCGCCGGATACGCGGATCAAGGAGCATCCGATTCGAATCGCCTCCGGTGAATGGACGGCGGTGACGGGCGTCATGGAGGGCACGTTTACGAAACCGATGCCGATTGGTGAAGGCAAGATGATTCCTCCGACCGGTCGGTCGTTCAAGCTCTCGATGGTCACCATTGGACATTGGACTGATGGCGTTATGGATGAAGAGTGGCTGATGTGGGACAATCTCGCCTTCATGAAACAGATCGGACTCGCGCCGTAGATTGCCTACCACTGTGACGATCACAATCAGGGGTCCGCTGCTTTCAGCTGAAGGCAGCGGATACCATTCACGAAAGGCGCCATTCTAACTCATCTAAGGTGATGACGGTTGAGCTGGAGGCACCGGTGCGGGTGTTTGCGGCTGAATCGGCGAGGCAGGTGCAAGCCCTGGAGCCGGAGTTGGGATGGCGCCTGGCGCCACACCAGCCGGTGGCGGCCCAGATGATGTGGGAGGCGGTGGAGCAGGCATGATGCCTGGTGCCGGGACCGGTGGAGCGCCTGGTCTTGGCGGCGGTGGCTGAGG
This window harbors:
- a CDS encoding ester cyclase, producing the protein MMRRILIGLSVLILSGTVVSCASDKRIVKIKQVHQVEQANLENFDDLDFNVYSGQKWEQLGRSHGKDIVVHWPDGRTTKGIDAHIDDLKGMFVFAPDTRIKEHPIRIASGEWTAVTGVMEGTFTKPMPIGEGKMIPPTGRSFKLSMVTIGHWTDGVMDEEWLMWDNLAFMKQIGLAP